From a region of the Chondrinema litorale genome:
- a CDS encoding ATP-binding protein, translating to MNEGQQKLTPSRQASKLLSTGELVFGGTNGFKIFHPDSLKDINNASRIMFTNFEIFNQPVQIGAENSPLNKHINYVDTITLPHNNSVFSISYTGINFIDPSMIKYRYRLLGFIDDSWQNVGIERKVTYTNLQPGKYVFEVEGEINAEKISSRILHIIIQPPWWATTWFRLLALSSLLLLLYGIYWYRLKRIRQQNKILAIKVNERTNRLQSANAELRQKNYFIQEQKEEIQAQAEELEEYTKEIHLINERLEDAVVKRTARLKKSNEELDNFVYRVSHDIRAPLSSILGLIALIKMETLPTKLEDYINMVSQSIHKLDTFVKNILDYSRNARLKVQPEEINFSHLLSGIEEELKYMQNTGNLELIREFNIEENFYNDPLRLQVIFRNLISNAIKYQNPYEEHSYAKIKISVNAQELNLQIEDNGIGIRKEDQQKIFDMFFRSDNKTAGSGLGLYIVKEAIEKLGGEILLDSQVHKGTTFIIKLPNLINACKTC from the coding sequence TTGAATGAAGGTCAGCAAAAACTGACACCTAGCAGACAAGCATCTAAGTTACTTTCTACAGGTGAGCTTGTATTTGGAGGTACTAATGGGTTTAAAATATTTCATCCAGATAGTTTAAAAGATATTAATAATGCTTCTCGAATCATGTTTACAAATTTTGAGATTTTTAATCAACCTGTTCAGATAGGTGCAGAAAACTCACCACTTAATAAGCATATTAATTATGTAGATACTATTACACTTCCACATAATAATTCTGTTTTTAGTATTTCATATACCGGCATTAATTTTATAGATCCTTCAATGATAAAATACCGCTATAGGCTCTTAGGATTTATAGATGACTCTTGGCAAAATGTTGGCATTGAAAGAAAAGTTACCTATACAAATTTACAACCTGGAAAATACGTATTCGAAGTAGAAGGAGAGATAAATGCTGAAAAGATATCTTCAAGAATTTTACATATTATTATTCAACCACCTTGGTGGGCCACTACTTGGTTCAGACTGCTTGCGTTATCTTCGTTATTACTATTACTATATGGTATTTATTGGTATCGTCTAAAAAGAATTAGACAGCAAAATAAAATTCTTGCAATTAAGGTAAATGAAAGGACAAATAGATTACAATCTGCTAATGCCGAATTAAGGCAAAAGAACTATTTTATACAAGAACAAAAGGAGGAGATACAAGCGCAAGCTGAGGAGTTAGAAGAGTATACCAAAGAAATTCATTTAATAAATGAAAGGTTAGAAGATGCAGTAGTAAAAAGGACCGCTAGGTTAAAAAAATCTAATGAGGAGTTGGATAATTTTGTATACCGAGTTTCCCATGATATTAGGGCTCCTTTATCTTCTATACTGGGGTTGATTGCATTAATCAAAATGGAGACTTTGCCTACAAAACTAGAAGATTATATAAATATGGTTAGTCAAAGTATTCATAAGCTAGATACCTTTGTGAAAAACATATTGGATTATTCGCGTAACGCTCGCTTAAAGGTTCAACCAGAAGAAATAAATTTCTCGCACCTTCTTAGTGGTATAGAAGAAGAGCTAAAGTATATGCAAAATACTGGAAACCTCGAATTAATTAGAGAGTTTAATATTGAAGAAAACTTTTATAATGATCCACTACGCCTGCAAGTGATTTTTAGAAATTTGATCTCTAATGCTATTAAATATCAAAATCCATATGAAGAGCATTCTTATGCAAAAATTAAAATTTCGGTTAACGCACAAGAACTCAATTTGCAAATAGAAGATAATGGCATTGGAATTAGAAAGGAGGATCAGCAAAAAATATTTGATATGTTTTTTCGCAGTGATAATAAGACTGCTGGCTCAGGTTTAGGATTATATATAGTAAAAGAAGCAATTGAAAAACTAGGAGGCGAAATCTTGCTAGACTCGCAAGTGCATAAAGGAACAACATTTATTATTAAACTGCCTAATTTAATAAATGCATGTAAGACCTGTTAG
- a CDS encoding sulfatase-like hydrolase/transferase, with protein MRTFTRNLIILFTLIIISCSPKPEQNRPNVILIMVDDMGYECIGAYGSTSYSTPNIDKLASKGILFSNCVSQPLCTPSRVKIMTGKYNYRNYDFFGHLNLSEYTIGNLMQDAGYQTCIAGKWQLNGLAYKDTITDWNDNTRPNKFGFEEYCLWQLTKGRNDGERFANPLIEQNGKVLERNIDDYGPDIFSNFILDFIERKKDKPFFVYYPMVLVHDPFVPTPDSEDWSNQELRYKNDPTYFKDMVAYTDKIVGKIINKLEDLNLDENTIVIFTGDNGTNTAIQSHLANELIIGGKGNTTDAGTHVPLIAYWPAQIKEKIIYNELIEFSDFFPTLAQLTNSDAQSDGKSFYPLLTGKEQLPRELAFVHYDPQWGKNVNKYRNQFVRSLTYKLYPDSSFYNLKKDKLEKHPLHFDSLTVDEITIRTTLENEFKKHPKWE; from the coding sequence ATGAGAACTTTTACTCGAAATTTAATAATATTATTTACCTTAATTATCATATCTTGTTCTCCAAAACCAGAACAAAATCGACCTAATGTAATATTGATAATGGTTGATGATATGGGTTATGAATGCATTGGAGCTTACGGCTCTACCTCATATAGCACACCCAACATTGATAAGTTAGCCTCTAAGGGAATCCTTTTTTCTAATTGTGTTTCTCAGCCTTTGTGCACGCCCTCCAGAGTGAAAATTATGACTGGTAAATATAACTACAGAAACTACGATTTTTTTGGACATTTAAATCTATCTGAATACACCATTGGAAATCTAATGCAAGATGCTGGATACCAAACTTGTATAGCTGGTAAATGGCAATTAAATGGACTGGCATATAAAGACACGATAACCGATTGGAACGACAACACCAGACCTAATAAATTCGGATTTGAAGAATATTGCTTATGGCAACTAACAAAAGGTAGAAATGATGGAGAAAGGTTCGCAAACCCATTAATAGAACAGAATGGTAAAGTTCTGGAAAGAAATATTGATGATTATGGTCCAGATATTTTTTCAAACTTTATACTGGACTTTATTGAAAGAAAAAAAGACAAACCATTCTTTGTTTACTACCCAATGGTTTTGGTTCACGATCCATTTGTACCAACACCAGATTCGGAAGATTGGAGTAATCAAGAATTAAGGTATAAAAATGACCCCACTTATTTTAAAGATATGGTGGCTTATACAGATAAAATAGTAGGCAAGATTATCAATAAACTAGAAGATTTAAATCTGGATGAAAACACAATTGTAATTTTCACAGGTGATAATGGTACCAATACAGCAATTCAATCGCATTTGGCGAATGAACTTATAATTGGTGGAAAAGGTAACACAACAGATGCTGGAACACATGTGCCATTAATAGCTTATTGGCCTGCACAGATTAAAGAAAAAATTATATATAATGAATTGATTGAGTTTAGTGATTTTTTTCCAACATTGGCTCAATTAACAAACAGTGATGCTCAATCTGATGGAAAAAGTTTTTATCCTTTATTAACCGGCAAAGAGCAACTGCCGAGGGAGTTGGCATTTGTGCATTATGACCCGCAATGGGGCAAAAATGTAAATAAATATAGAAATCAATTTGTAAGATCACTAACTTATAAATTGTACCCTGACAGTAGTTTTTACAACCTAAAAAAAGATAAACTGGAAAAACATCCTCTGCATTTTGATTCACTCACAGTAGATGAAATTACAATAAGAACCACATTAGAAAATGAATTTAAAAAGCATCCGAAATGGGAGTGA
- a CDS encoding sodium-dependent transporter → MNNNSRGGFSSKLGFIAAAAGSAVGLGNIWQFPYVAGQNGGAAFLLIYILCIFLIGLPIMVGEIAVGRNTLANPYGAYKKLGGKSWALVGLFGIICGVMILSFYNVVSGWALGYFIQIVKGDIFQETDFSAYFKNYTADFLDNLIYSIIFMLLTAFIVYKGIQKGIEGASKVLMPTLFFILIVLIIYGLTLPNAKEGVEFYLLPDFSLINPATIYSALGQAFFSLSLGMGALITYGSYIGKNDNIISSATMVTITDSLVAFLAGLMIFPLVFSQGQSPSEGPGLVFVALLGVFKSMPVLVGKFVGGSFFLLLCFAALTSTISLLEVPVAYLIDEKKWSRIKAVSVMAILIFLIGLPSMLSYGAVDFLSNFTFYEGSSKTFMDVVQDIFFVISLPLGGFLLSIFIAYKWKMNNLSAEISYGFKSYQGKGKRI, encoded by the coding sequence ATGAATAATAATAGTAGAGGAGGTTTCTCAAGTAAATTAGGGTTTATTGCTGCGGCAGCTGGTTCTGCTGTTGGCTTAGGTAATATTTGGCAGTTTCCCTATGTAGCTGGCCAAAATGGTGGTGCCGCATTTTTGTTAATCTACATACTTTGCATTTTTCTAATTGGTTTACCGATTATGGTTGGAGAAATTGCAGTGGGTAGAAACACACTTGCTAATCCATATGGAGCTTACAAAAAGCTAGGTGGTAAAAGCTGGGCTTTGGTAGGCTTATTTGGGATAATATGTGGTGTTATGATTCTCTCTTTCTACAATGTAGTTTCGGGTTGGGCATTAGGTTATTTTATTCAAATTGTAAAAGGAGATATATTCCAAGAAACAGATTTTAGTGCTTATTTCAAGAACTATACAGCTGATTTTCTAGACAATTTAATATACAGTATCATTTTTATGTTGTTGACTGCCTTTATTGTGTATAAAGGGATTCAGAAAGGAATTGAAGGTGCTTCTAAAGTACTGATGCCTACCTTATTCTTTATTTTAATAGTTCTTATTATTTATGGATTAACGTTGCCCAATGCAAAGGAAGGTGTTGAATTCTATCTATTGCCCGATTTTAGCCTGATAAATCCTGCTACAATTTATTCTGCCTTGGGTCAGGCTTTCTTTTCATTAAGTTTGGGCATGGGAGCTTTAATTACTTACGGTTCTTATATTGGCAAAAATGATAATATCATCAGCTCTGCTACGATGGTAACAATTACAGATTCCCTTGTTGCTTTTCTAGCAGGACTTATGATTTTCCCCTTAGTATTTTCTCAGGGGCAATCTCCTAGTGAAGGCCCAGGACTTGTTTTCGTTGCATTACTTGGCGTATTTAAATCTATGCCGGTATTAGTAGGTAAATTTGTAGGTGGCAGTTTCTTTCTTCTACTTTGTTTTGCTGCTTTAACTTCCACAATTTCTTTGTTAGAAGTACCTGTAGCCTATCTAATTGATGAAAAAAAATGGAGCAGAATTAAAGCTGTATCTGTAATGGCCATTTTAATATTTCTAATAGGTTTACCAAGTATGTTGAGTTACGGAGCAGTTGACTTTTTGAGCAATTTCACCTTTTATGAAGGAAGCAGCAAAACTTTTATGGATGTAGTACAAGATATCTTCTTTGTAATAAGCTTACCACTAGGCGGATTTCTTTTAAGTATATTTATAGCATATAAATGGAAAATGAATAACCTTTCGGCTGAAATCTCATATGGATTTAAAAGCTATCAAGGCAAGGGCAAACGCATATAA
- a CDS encoding ligand-binding sensor domain-containing protein has translation MIALTKVNAQSQLTFQNYTTSDGLTNNTVWDILQDTSGYIWIATNEGINKFDGYTFQKYLYLQEGKIKNQAVRSLEEDNHHTIWAGTWGGGVYIYNATLDKFKHISLASDSSNYNYNFIHDLHLDKSGNMWVGTVGGLVKFNTNDYSFSYFQQSVSGAESTDNYYIYSITEDEDGAIWVGASEVGLMKINTKDESIEKFTSQSDIGNNVNDFVTSVYYDRKGRLWVGTFEEGLGLLEKGENEFINYKFDPDNANSLPHNQIENIIEDKEGNIWIATDNGLSLYVEEENNFFNFKNNPYDNLSISSNSVKCIFVDNNNRLWVGIYKTGVNLSNIYSKNINYYYQQRGNNSLSHNLVSTFIELDSNNILIATDGGGLNWFNSSKNEFTHFVHDKDNPSSIASNKVLTLAKGQNDDIWIGFWNGGIDHFNLKTRNFEHFNIDVVDSENKLPSNSITSIVKDREGLLWIGAFGEGLLSFDPVTKKLESHTPESGKSERMVYDNVWSLLVDKDDNIWVGSHEGYIYKLNRKDNSFEYITYYLDLQKYKDLSQSYSLRTI, from the coding sequence TTGATAGCGCTTACAAAGGTAAATGCTCAATCTCAACTCACATTTCAGAATTATACAACATCAGATGGACTTACAAATAATACTGTTTGGGACATTCTCCAAGATACTTCTGGATATATCTGGATAGCTACTAATGAGGGCATCAATAAGTTTGATGGCTATACTTTTCAAAAATATCTTTATTTACAAGAAGGTAAGATAAAAAACCAAGCAGTAAGATCACTAGAAGAAGACAATCATCATACTATTTGGGCTGGAACTTGGGGAGGAGGTGTTTATATTTATAATGCAACCTTAGATAAGTTTAAACATATTTCTTTAGCTTCAGATTCCTCTAATTACAACTATAACTTTATACATGATTTGCACCTAGACAAAAGTGGAAATATGTGGGTAGGTACTGTAGGTGGTTTGGTAAAATTTAATACTAATGATTATAGTTTTTCATACTTTCAACAAAGTGTTTCCGGTGCAGAAAGTACTGATAATTATTATATATATTCAATTACTGAGGATGAAGATGGTGCAATATGGGTGGGTGCTTCCGAAGTGGGATTAATGAAAATAAATACTAAGGATGAATCAATTGAAAAATTTACTAGCCAATCGGATATTGGAAATAATGTAAATGATTTTGTAACATCAGTTTACTATGATAGAAAAGGAAGATTATGGGTCGGTACTTTTGAAGAGGGACTTGGTTTACTTGAAAAAGGTGAAAATGAATTTATAAACTATAAGTTTGATCCTGATAATGCTAATAGTTTACCTCATAATCAAATTGAAAACATTATTGAAGACAAAGAAGGTAATATTTGGATAGCAACAGACAATGGTCTTAGCTTATATGTTGAAGAGGAAAACAATTTCTTTAATTTTAAAAATAACCCTTATGATAATCTAAGTATATCCTCAAATTCTGTAAAATGTATATTTGTAGATAATAACAATCGCTTATGGGTAGGTATTTATAAAACAGGTGTGAATCTGTCAAATATTTACTCCAAAAACATCAATTACTATTACCAACAAAGAGGGAACAATTCGTTATCCCATAATTTAGTATCTACTTTTATCGAACTAGATTCAAATAATATTTTAATTGCCACTGATGGGGGAGGTTTAAATTGGTTTAATAGCTCGAAAAATGAGTTTACTCATTTTGTACATGATAAAGATAATCCTTCATCAATAGCGTCAAACAAAGTTCTTACTTTAGCAAAGGGACAAAATGATGATATTTGGATTGGTTTCTGGAATGGGGGAATTGATCATTTCAATTTGAAAACACGTAATTTTGAGCATTTCAATATTGATGTAGTAGATTCAGAAAATAAGTTACCAAGTAATAGTATTACCTCAATAGTTAAGGATAGAGAAGGATTATTATGGATAGGCGCTTTCGGTGAGGGCTTACTTTCGTTTGATCCAGTCACAAAAAAATTAGAGTCACACACACCCGAATCAGGCAAGTCAGAGCGCATGGTATATGACAATGTATGGTCTTTATTAGTTGATAAAGATGATAACATTTGGGTTGGGAGCCACGAAGGGTATATTTATAAGTTGAATAGAAAAGATAATAGTTTTGAGTACATAACATATTACCTAGACCTACAGAAGTACAAGGATTTATCACAATCGTACTCTTTGAGGACCATTTAG
- a CDS encoding helix-turn-helix transcriptional regulator — translation MVITFLDIFILTALLQGVFMGTSLIISRFLKSKPNKYLGLTIITLTFLTFLGWQSSDAPILKILLSIRWDFLFPVFLFHYFILYLNHRFKDKSWTKFLYLPFCISLIIHLVLEVGFIFKFLSFDSSSFGFKVFKGIEYNLSFFYGLFLMIWSARLIWTDRNIQHENEKWIKRMSILTFLFYFLWFLVDNLANRLNYDFWMALWVGLSCAFLGVIYFGVYRMQLLNQKEELSKIFKKQKNLGEQESKTPSNTDKHFNELEKLMLEDKLYRNPDLSRDDVAEKLGISSGYLSQVLKNASEKNFSDYINNYRVQAAKQMLSNPSFDKFSIQAIGTEAGFKSRSAFYNSFQKAIGQSPGKFKKG, via the coding sequence GTGGTTATAACTTTTTTAGACATATTTATTCTTACCGCTTTGTTACAAGGTGTTTTTATGGGAACATCTTTAATAATTTCAAGATTCTTAAAAAGTAAACCCAATAAATATCTAGGTCTCACAATCATTACATTAACTTTTTTAACCTTTTTGGGTTGGCAAAGCTCTGATGCACCAATACTAAAAATCTTATTATCAATTAGATGGGATTTTCTATTCCCTGTCTTTTTATTTCACTATTTCATCCTTTATTTAAATCACCGTTTTAAAGATAAATCGTGGACAAAATTCCTCTATTTGCCATTTTGCATTTCTTTAATTATCCATTTGGTATTAGAAGTAGGATTCATTTTTAAATTTTTATCATTTGATAGTTCAAGTTTTGGATTTAAAGTATTTAAGGGCATTGAGTATAACTTAAGCTTCTTTTATGGCTTGTTTTTAATGATTTGGTCTGCTAGGCTAATTTGGACAGATCGCAATATTCAACATGAAAATGAAAAGTGGATAAAGCGAATGAGCATTTTAACTTTTCTATTCTATTTTCTATGGTTTTTGGTAGACAATTTGGCAAACCGTTTAAATTATGATTTTTGGATGGCTTTATGGGTAGGGCTTTCTTGTGCTTTTTTAGGTGTCATATATTTTGGGGTATATCGAATGCAATTACTAAATCAAAAAGAAGAATTGAGTAAGATTTTTAAAAAGCAGAAAAATTTAGGAGAACAAGAATCAAAAACGCCCTCAAATACAGATAAACATTTTAATGAGTTAGAGAAGCTTATGTTAGAAGATAAGCTATACAGAAATCCAGATTTAAGCCGAGATGATGTTGCTGAAAAATTAGGTATTAGTAGTGGTTATTTATCTCAAGTATTAAAAAATGCTTCTGAGAAAAACTTCTCAGATTATATAAATAATTACAGAGTACAGGCCGCTAAGCAAATGTTATCTAACCCAAGTTTTGATAAGTTTTCCATACAAGCAATTGGTACTGAAGCTGGCTTTAAATCTAGAAGTGCCTTTTATAATTCCTTCCAAAAAGCAATTGGCCAATCACCCGGAAAATTCAAAAAAGGGTAA
- a CDS encoding T9SS type A sorting domain-containing protein: MIYTKFNLIFTFLFCLLLTNYTLAQVTIEDEELESDDNFSSSMSFTYNAPSANKRLIILGISAEFSGANAVSSITYGGNSLTEINDISVGSPQNQYAALFYINDDGISSRSNNTINIIFNDASNNIRECFASLVLLSNADQNTPVSESRTSSANSDTELTVNTDIEAFVNDMVVSVIADDDNGDDLDALDGFTELHNENGSRSTHAFSYLEITTDGDYTPGFEIDGGGPGGGGSSNSRMALAAVRINSSTTNPGGIGDALELWVKADSDVLNGGANANDGDDVDEWSDQSGSRSNELMPRTLDAPTFRNNTTDNVNFNPTIEFDGTNTALSLGNDYIYSSSDGLTIFSVVVPDNNAASKDRQFIVDFGFHAEEGYGFTYSSNNMFSYTSINHGGGAIDNTHSNGTNPVILTFDADFSSTTGLYINNSLLTSTSSTPSALTATEIRESTNPAAERGPFTLGSQAKSGNIDWDDYRRFDGKISEVLVYSKDMSSVEIQQIESYLAIKYGITIGSISNTFDYVDSDGSVIWNGNSTYQNDIAGIGRDDDSGLNQKQSRSNNSDAILSIGLNNIEDTNSENTSTFTTDKSFLIWGNNGQIGESDGYDDVGTTEEGEEIEIRMKRIWYVENTNNIGSVKLQFDMSGVPDIDGLAGGNDLQYVRLLIDEDGTFASGASSILYTTYDNSTDIIEFDHEFTSSDGFYFTLGSVNAAVTSLPVDLLYFNTKLTDNKPYLSWATSSESNNDYFEVLRSFDGTNWESITTINGKGNSDEMVSYYYHDTELNTSNTTIYYMLKQVDYDGNFEYSDINSVQLPSNKAIIYIYPNPVEDILNVNFLSNQTKSHNIIFVDITGNVIESISTSENQNEIDIRHLTSGLYIIRVSETATHEILINEKIVITK, from the coding sequence ATGATATATACTAAATTCAATTTAATCTTTACATTTCTTTTTTGTCTATTATTAACCAATTATACACTTGCCCAAGTTACTATAGAAGATGAAGAGCTTGAATCTGATGATAATTTTTCAAGTTCCATGTCATTTACATATAATGCTCCATCAGCAAATAAGCGTCTTATAATTCTTGGAATATCTGCTGAGTTTTCAGGTGCAAATGCTGTGAGCTCAATTACTTACGGAGGAAACTCGCTTACAGAGATTAATGATATTTCTGTAGGTTCTCCACAAAATCAATATGCCGCTTTATTTTATATTAATGATGACGGAATTAGCTCCCGATCGAATAATACAATAAATATTATCTTTAATGATGCCTCAAATAATATAAGGGAATGCTTTGCGAGTCTGGTATTATTGTCAAATGCAGATCAAAATACGCCTGTTTCAGAATCGAGGACTAGCAGTGCTAATTCAGATACAGAATTAACTGTAAACACAGATATTGAAGCATTTGTAAATGATATGGTAGTAAGTGTGATTGCTGATGATGATAATGGGGACGATTTGGATGCTCTAGATGGATTTACCGAATTGCATAATGAAAATGGTAGTCGCAGTACACATGCATTTAGTTATTTAGAAATTACAACTGATGGTGATTACACTCCCGGTTTTGAGATTGATGGAGGAGGACCAGGAGGAGGAGGTTCTTCAAATTCGAGAATGGCTTTAGCCGCAGTGAGGATAAATAGTAGTACAACCAATCCGGGAGGAATTGGAGATGCACTTGAACTTTGGGTAAAAGCTGATAGCGATGTTTTAAATGGTGGAGCTAATGCAAATGATGGAGATGATGTTGATGAATGGTCAGATCAGTCTGGTTCGAGAAGTAATGAATTAATGCCTAGAACGCTAGATGCCCCAACATTTAGAAATAATACAACAGATAATGTAAATTTTAATCCTACAATTGAGTTTGATGGCACTAATACAGCCTTAAGTTTGGGTAATGATTATATCTATTCTTCTAGTGATGGGTTAACAATATTTAGTGTAGTTGTTCCTGATAATAATGCTGCAAGTAAAGACAGACAGTTTATTGTAGATTTTGGTTTCCATGCAGAAGAAGGCTATGGTTTCACATATTCTTCTAATAACATGTTTTCTTATACTTCTATCAACCATGGAGGAGGAGCTATTGATAATACACATTCCAATGGTACAAATCCAGTAATTTTAACCTTCGATGCAGATTTTTCTTCAACTACTGGCCTTTATATAAACAATTCTTTACTTACGAGCACAAGTTCAACTCCATCTGCGCTAACTGCAACAGAAATTAGAGAAAGTACCAATCCAGCAGCAGAGAGGGGGCCTTTTACATTGGGTAGTCAAGCTAAAAGTGGAAATATAGATTGGGATGATTACAGGCGTTTTGATGGCAAAATATCCGAGGTTTTGGTGTATTCAAAAGACATGAGTTCAGTAGAAATACAACAAATAGAAAGCTATCTGGCTATTAAATATGGCATTACCATTGGCAGTATCAGTAACACTTTCGATTATGTAGATAGTGATGGCTCAGTTATTTGGAATGGTAATTCTACCTATCAAAACGATATAGCCGGTATAGGTAGAGATGATGATTCAGGACTAAATCAAAAACAATCTAGAAGTAATAACAGTGATGCCATACTTTCTATTGGATTAAATAATATTGAAGATACCAACTCTGAAAATACCAGTACATTTACAACCGATAAAAGCTTTCTTATTTGGGGTAATAATGGGCAAATTGGAGAAAGTGATGGCTATGATGATGTAGGTACTACAGAAGAAGGGGAAGAAATTGAAATACGCATGAAACGTATTTGGTATGTTGAAAATACAAATAATATAGGTAGTGTAAAGTTACAATTCGACATGTCTGGTGTGCCTGATATTGATGGTTTAGCAGGTGGAAATGATTTGCAATACGTAAGATTATTAATTGATGAAGATGGCACATTTGCCAGTGGAGCTAGTTCTATTCTGTATACAACTTACGATAACTCAACCGATATTATCGAGTTTGATCATGAGTTTACCAGTTCAGATGGCTTTTACTTTACATTAGGCTCAGTGAATGCGGCTGTTACATCTTTGCCAGTAGACTTACTTTATTTTAACACAAAACTTACGGATAACAAACCTTATTTAAGTTGGGCAACTTCTTCTGAATCTAATAATGATTACTTTGAAGTACTTAGATCGTTTGATGGAACAAACTGGGAAAGTATAACTACAATTAATGGAAAAGGTAATTCAGATGAAATGGTAAGCTATTATTACCATGATACTGAACTCAATACTTCCAATACTACCATTTATTATATGCTCAAACAAGTTGATTACGATGGAAATTTTGAGTATTCTGATATCAACTCGGTACAATTACCTAGCAATAAAGCGATCATTTATATTTATCCAAATCCTGTGGAGGATATACTGAATGTGAACTTCTTAAGCAACCAAACCAAGAGTCATAATATCATTTTTGTAGATATTACAGGAAATGTTATCGAAAGTATTTCTACAAGTGAAAACCAAAATGAAATTGATATTAGGCATCTTACTTCTGGCTTATATATCATAAGAGTATCTGAAACAGCCACTCATGAGATTCTTATTAATGAAAAAATTGTAATTACTAAGTAA
- a CDS encoding phosphatase PAP2 family protein — MKVYIIICAIIWGIPLNLFAQQKDSTEIYQSEKLSVDSIPKPEKQISLLKKSVLPVSLILVGSAISGSPFEKNIKYKIRDNIIDDFALPIDDLMQYVPIAEIYIADIVGVKAKNHWFDQTKYLIISNVITSSLTQAGKRIINKQRPNGSDYSFPSGHTSFSFTNSAVLFEEFRDSSTGLAYSGYFLTSTVGALRVINNKHWLSDVLVGAGLGILVTKLVYHYEPLKNWNPFEKTKNLTFIPKVNGSNYGFKLIYKL, encoded by the coding sequence ATGAAAGTATATATTATAATATGTGCCATTATATGGGGCATACCTTTAAATCTATTTGCTCAGCAAAAAGATTCAACTGAAATTTATCAATCTGAAAAGTTGAGTGTCGATTCCATACCAAAGCCAGAGAAACAAATAAGTTTACTAAAAAAATCAGTTTTGCCAGTATCGTTAATTCTTGTAGGCTCAGCAATTAGTGGAAGTCCTTTTGAAAAAAATATAAAGTATAAAATAAGAGATAACATTATCGATGATTTTGCTTTGCCTATAGACGACTTGATGCAATATGTACCAATTGCCGAAATTTATATCGCTGATATTGTTGGAGTGAAAGCTAAGAATCATTGGTTTGACCAAACAAAGTATTTGATTATTTCCAATGTTATTACTTCTTCACTTACACAAGCTGGGAAACGTATAATCAATAAACAACGCCCTAACGGTTCAGACTACTCGTTTCCGTCTGGTCATACATCATTTTCATTCACCAACTCTGCGGTTTTATTTGAAGAATTCCGGGATAGTTCTACAGGATTGGCTTATAGTGGATATTTCCTCACATCGACTGTTGGCGCACTTAGGGTAATTAATAATAAACATTGGTTATCAGATGTATTAGTGGGTGCAGGACTTGGAATTTTAGTTACAAAATTGGTATATCATTATGAACCACTTAAAAACTGGAATCCATTTGAGAAGACTAAAAACCTCACTTTCATTCCTAAAGTCAATGGCTCCAATTATGGTTTTAAATTGATTTATAAGCTGTAA